DNA sequence from the Sulfoacidibacillus ferrooxidans genome:
AACTCTGTACTTCTAACTCCTGGCCATTTTCCTGAAAAGAGAGTCCTGACACAGTGGGAATTTGTTCTGTCTGTCTATTGTAAGTCACTTCTCCCGCGATTTGTGGATCAAGTGTAATGGTGTAACTATCTGGGCTTATTTGTAATGCTTTTGTCATGTTGCTTGTAAACTCATTGATGGTAGCGAGGTTGATGGTGTAGGTTTCATTCCATAGAGTCCCACTTTTTTCATGAGTAACGATGGTTTGGGTGGATGCCACTGGGTAATCTTTTTCCCACATGTTTGGAGCGATGAGGCGTATGATGGGTGTTGAACTTAGATGTAGCGTCATCGGTTGATTGGCTAAGAAATTCATTTGCTCATGAATGACGAGTTGGCGCGTGATTGCAGTGAAGATAGTTCCATTTCCTGTGGTTGCACCTCCTTTAGGCAAAAGGGGATTGGGGGATTCGATTGGTTGATAGGAAAAAGATGTGGTGAGATTACCACTTACTTGGTTATCATTTTGAATCTGCATGGGTTGAGTCAGCACCATCGACCATTCCGTGGCTGTTGTAATGCATAAGGCAGTTACTACTGTAATGGCAATGATATATGGCCACTTACGCTTTCCCTTTATCTTTCTTCTCATCTGAACACCCTTCTTTCTAAGACAAAATTCTATAGGAATATGTGATCGTCGCTCCTCCGCCCAGCCAGGAGAAGGTAAAGGTTAGTGGTATCGATGTGGGCACGGATGCATTTGGATAGAGAATGTGTACTTTGAAATTTTCCTGTGTATTTGGATAAATGGTAGGTTGTGTCATTAACTGTACAGTAAAATTCGTATCTGCAGGTGCACTTACGCTCTCTATGCTTATATTTTGCAGCTGGTGATTGTTCACCATAAAGGTAATTGTAGCGTGATATGGGGGCGAAGAAGTAGATGATGGCTCCGCTGTTTTAGCAGAGGCAGACTGAGTGTATGCCTTAGTATTTGATGTAGAAGAAGTCACGGGCACAGTAGGATACAGAGTGATCGTATACGGATCATATGATGGCGTGACTGTTGGCTGTTTTGGTTGTGTCGTATCTGCAGTGATCGTGGGTGTTGTGATTAACGCATCTCTTCCACGAACGATAGAAACGAGATTTTGTGATTGGACACTTGCTATACTATAGCTCGTGCTTTGTTGCAGTATGGCTAATCCGACGACGCTACATAGACTTAATGTTACCAGGTATACACCTTTCACATACATCCCCCCGTCATACAAGACGATCTCTCTTTATCAACACAAAAAGACCCGAGTTCATAACTGGGTCGGTTGCGCCACTTGCTCCATGTAATCTCAGGCGCCCACATCAGATTACACTTCATTGCTTCCCTATATATGTAGTCAATCACATACCATACTGTATTCATCAAATGTCCACTTTTGCCTAGTCAAAATATATTTCTTTTGAAGGTATAAACTGGTGTAGTCGGTAATCGACTACACCAGTTTGACCGCTTATGGAGTGGGTCTTGTAGATGTAAGTAGGAGGGATTCGCTTATGCTGATGGTTGACTGATAATTGCAGGTGATGCAGGTGGTGCAGGTGGTGCAGGTGGTGCAGGTGGTACAGGTGGTACAGGTGGTACATTGTTATTGCCAATTGCAGCAGATGTGCCAACAACAGCGCCAACATAGATGCTACTTTCTAAAGCAGATGAAGTAACTGGCATGTCTCCTATGTTGATGTCCACATCTACCCATTCAGATTGACCACTACTTAGAGGCTGTAGTGCTACACTTGAGCCATTCGTCCATGTTTCAGTTGGTCCACTATTATTTTGGTTCATTGGTATTGGCTTTAGTAAATTCCAATTCGCATTTTTAGATAGCTCTAACAATGAATTTGGACCGTTTAGTACTGACATAGCTGGATTTGCAGTTGAAGCAGTAGATGAGGCTATATAAGTAGAAACCGCGCCTGTGCTTTGGCTGAATGCTTGGCTATATGCTTGGCTGATGTAGGGAGTAATTGTTTGACTGGTGTTATTGGTAATTTCAAATAAATGTCTCCATACGTACGATGAGTTTGGCTGTAAACCGAAGGAGCTCCCATTACCGTTATCAAAGTTAAATACAAGACTACCATTTTTATCCGATACTGTATTATCTGCGTTGGAAGAATTGGTACCAGGTTTTAGCGCTAATAATGCAGCGCTGGTATCAACAACACTGAGTGTTGACTGATTTTCTACGCTTGCAGTGCTGTATGAATAGCCTGCCATCAAGCTTGCTAGACCGAGTGCCGATCCTACTAGTACAAAACTACGTGTCATTCTGGGACGAATCACTGTAACCCCTCCGATAGTTTCTCTATTTGCTTGCGATGTCATTGTACGATGGATTAAAGCTGGATCTCGCACCGCATCAGTCTACTCTTTGCTTATTCATTTGCACCATACAGATACTCCTTTCGTACCATAGGGACTACTTCATTTGGCTACTTTTATCAGCCGTGTGCCTGACTGTGATGGGGTATACATATGATGATCTCTATAAAGAGAGTGGACTTTTTCTGGGAGGGTGTTCAATGCGTAGTGTGCGAGTGGTCGTGAAAGGGGTTCTTTTGGTTATTGCTTTATTGTTGATGGTGGCAGGAACGGGGACGTTTCTTCGTCATAAACCATTTCTACTGGAGGTAGAACGAACCAATAGTATGTATCCCCTTTTGCAACGTGGATACGTTGTATTACTTGTTCCTGTGACGTTACACACACAGCTTCATATCGGTGAGATTATCATGTATCATCCTCCTGTTGGTCCACTGTCTAAAGAGGGATTTATCGTTCATCGATTAGTAGGTGGCAATGCGAGAATGGGTTATATCACAAAGGGTGATCACAACTTGCTTTCTGATCAAGCGGCGATGCAAGCACCTCCTGTTCAACCAGCGTGGATTGTTAATCGAGTGGTGACAATCGGTGGGCGTCCGCTTGCTATACCGCTTGTGGGGTATCCAACATTGTGGTTGCAATCAGGTGCTGCCAAAAGGTTTTACTTTGTACCTATTATAGGTGCTCTTGTCGCGATTATTGTATCTACCGGAGGTATTCGCAAAAGGGAACGGCACAGGCGTTCACGGCGGTTGCGTCGTTATCAGGGATCTATTTTTTTGCTGAGTGGATTGACTCTGATGTTGATGATGGCGGCAATTATTATCAATTCATCTCAGACTGACGAAATTCCTTATGTCGTTTCATTGCATCAAAATGGTGTTTTAAATGGTGGCGGGGTGGGGATTGTGCGCAAAGGCACGGTCATTCATCGTCCACTAGCAACGCTCAATAACTTTAGTGATTATCCATCTGTTGCAACCATAACGGCAGAGGATCCACAATTGGTTTTTTCGGAAACGCAAGTGTGGTTACCTCCGCATGCGACAGCAACTCCAACGCTTACTTTAGATGCTAAGCACTTGGGATTCTATAAAAGTATAGTGCATATAGGCATTTTTCCGGGCATTTTGCCAGCTTCATGGATTGGATGGATTGCACATAGAAATTATTGGCTGGCCGTTGTTGCTGTTTCATGTATACCTGGATTACCCTTCTTTATTTTCCCATTACTGCACAGCCGTATACGGCGCAACTCAATGCAACGTGTGAGGCGTTTGATCTTTGGATAAAACGGCGCATGATCGTTATAGTGGCTACTAGTTCCATGGTATAGTAGATTTATTATTGGATAATTGGTGCGTCACGAATTCGTTCTAAGGGGTGCACGATGAAGATTGTAGTGACTGGCGGAGCGGGGTTTATAGGAAGTAATTTTGTGCGGATGATGGTTTCGGAACAGAGTGATGTGGAGGTTGTGACGTATGATGCGCTGACGTATGCGGGCAATCTTGCCAATCTTACGGGGATTATCCTCTCTGCGCACGATCGAGGCATCTTGTGGAATGATCCAGCACTTGGCATTGATTGGCCGATAACGAAGCCGGTGTTGTCTGATAAGGATCGCCTGCACCCGTTGCTAGCAGATGCACAAGTGTGAGAATGTATCCAATTGAGCATAGACTTTTATAGTGATTATACGCATACTAGATTCTAAGGATGTGAAGGAGTGGATTTATGAAAAAGGATCGATGGCAGTCTAATAGAGCACGTTGTTATGTACATAGTATGGTAGCTTTAATTGCAAGCACGATGATGTGTGCGCTTGGAGTCAGTCCAGCTTTTGCTGCTAGTCAGTCGACGATTACGATTCCAATTGATGTGGATTCACAGAGTGCTAATTTGACGATACCGACTTTACCGATAAGCTTTTTTACTAATGGGGAGCTCGAAGTTTCAGGCTCAGTTCTGGTCAATGGGCTAACGATTCCGATACAAGGTGTAGAGTTAGGCATCAACCCGCTGACGAATGCAGAAAATGTATATCAGATCCTAGGGGTTCTGTTTGTATCAAATGTCGTGCTAACTGCACAGGCTTCGACTGTTCCTGTGGGTTCGGCAGATCCATTCATAGCGACTGCCTATGATGCTACAGGGAATGCCATTGCGCTTCCAAGTGGCGCAACAGTTACTTATGATGTGAGCGCACCTAGTGGGGTGTCCTCTTTACAATACAATATAGCTAACCAGAGTGGATTTACTGCACAGGAGCCTGGCGTGTATACGATTACCCCGATGGTTAGTCAGTTTGGTACGCAAGTCACAGGTACACCCTTACAAATAACGGTTACTTATCAAGATAACATCGTTTTTCAAATGAGTTCTTCCACTCCGCTCACGCAACTCTATGTTTCTTATAGTAACGGATCGTCTACTACAAGTGGTACAGATGGTGTCACTTTGCAAGCTACAAGTGGTTTTACACAAAGTAACCAAACGGTAACGCTCACACCAAGTGGTATGCAGCAGCTAAATGCAATATTGGCCCCTGGACAAACTTACGGATTGTCGAGTGAAGGGATGTCCGATTCGGGACTCATCCTTATGGCTGATCCGACACAGACTGTATCCTATACAGCGCCAGGTTCTACTGGGAGTTCAAGTTCCACAGACAGTTCGACAACTTCTCCTAATTGGACGGCTGCTGGAAACCCATTGACTGGAACCTCTGCTCCTGTTTCTACGTATGTGAACGTCAATGGAGTGTTGTACTCAGGTACCAAGGGTGATGGCGTTTGGATGGAAAGTGGTTCTGGATCTAGCGGAACCACTTGGACGCAAGCTGGTACCAATGCCACGCTGAATGCAGCGACGATTACGGCTCTTGTCAATGCAGACGGCACGCTGTACGCGG
Encoded proteins:
- a CDS encoding DUF5305 family protein, whose product is MRRKIKGKRKWPYIIAITVVTALCITTATEWSMVLTQPMQIQNDNQVSGNLTTSFSYQPIESPNPLLPKGGATTGNGTIFTAITRQLVIHEQMNFLANQPMTLHLSSTPIIRLIAPNMWEKDYPVASTQTIVTHEKSGTLWNETYTINLATINEFTSNMTKALQISPDSYTITLDPQIAGEVTYNRQTEQIPTVSGLSFQENGQELEVQSSLTNSIPVSFTLSSITPNTFHLFGWTLPIPLARTGLGSLFGILLVALLILLWPYRKLQVGIGSKPSERLEKRHRDRIFHLSQTVNFGHSFVITLDSLASLVRLALDRDVPILRECTGDAALRYVAIDGDCAYVYTEDEGGNVHTKQSSFPLDFGGIRTNEPNLE
- a CDS encoding S26 family signal peptidase, coding for MRSVRVVVKGVLLVIALLLMVAGTGTFLRHKPFLLEVERTNSMYPLLQRGYVVLLVPVTLHTQLHIGEIIMYHPPVGPLSKEGFIVHRLVGGNARMGYITKGDHNLLSDQAAMQAPPVQPAWIVNRVVTIGGRPLAIPLVGYPTLWLQSGAAKRFYFVPIIGALVAIIVSTGGIRKRERHRRSRRLRRYQGSIFLLSGLTLMLMMAAIIINSSQTDEIPYVVSLHQNGVLNGGGVGIVRKGTVIHRPLATLNNFSDYPSVATITAEDPQLVFSETQVWLPPHATATPTLTLDAKHLGFYKSIVHIGIFPGILPASWIGWIAHRNYWLAVVAVSCIPGLPFFIFPLLHSRIRRNSMQRVRRLIFG
- a CDS encoding dTDP-4-dehydrorhamnose 3,5-epimerase family protein encodes the protein MKIVVTGGAGFIGSNFVRMMVSEQSDVEVVTYDALTYAGNLANLTGIILSAHDRGILWNDPALGIDWPITKPVLSDKDRLHPLLADAQV
- a CDS encoding PQQ-like beta-propeller repeat protein, giving the protein MKKDRWQSNRARCYVHSMVALIASTMMCALGVSPAFAASQSTITIPIDVDSQSANLTIPTLPISFFTNGELEVSGSVLVNGLTIPIQGVELGINPLTNAENVYQILGVLFVSNVVLTAQASTVPVGSADPFIATAYDATGNAIALPSGATVTYDVSAPSGVSSLQYNIANQSGFTAQEPGVYTITPMVSQFGTQVTGTPLQITVTYQDNIVFQMSSSTPLTQLYVSYSNGSSTTSGTDGVTLQATSGFTQSNQTVTLTPSGMQQLNAILAPGQTYGLSSEGMSDSGLILMADPTQTVSYTAPGSTGSSSSTDSSTTSPNWTAAGNPLTGTSAPVSTYVNVNGVLYSGTKGDGVWMESGSGSSGTTWTQAGTNATLNAATITALVNADGTLYAGTSDDGVWLFSGSTWTQVGTDSTLNSGDVTSLTYANGELDAVVGGVVWQYPIHIQTTALTN